Proteins encoded in a region of the Sulfurimonas marina genome:
- the rsmI gene encoding 16S rRNA (cytidine(1402)-2'-O)-methyltransferase encodes MLTLVPTPIGNIGDISLRAIEALSEADILLCEDTRVTKKLIHILKERYNTQFEKTQEFISLHSHNEQSFVEKLEKSFFEQNVVYVSDAGMPGISDPGQVLVDYCIKNGIEYDILPGANAVLTAFVASGFVETQMLFLGFLDHKGASREAGLNEALHNGYTTILYESPHRIEKLLKEIAKSEPARELFIAKELSKKFQKYLRGTADEILKTLDGNFKGEWVVVIKAGEKQNSSAITQNDILALDLPKKAQAKLIAKITGENTKACYQRLMQL; translated from the coding sequence TTGCTTACACTTGTTCCAACTCCGATTGGGAACATTGGCGACATATCACTTAGAGCTATAGAAGCTTTAAGTGAAGCCGACATCCTTCTTTGTGAAGACACTCGCGTCACAAAAAAACTTATCCATATTTTAAAAGAGCGTTACAATACTCAGTTTGAAAAAACACAAGAGTTTATCTCTTTACATTCCCATAATGAACAATCTTTTGTTGAAAAGCTAGAAAAATCTTTTTTTGAGCAAAATGTTGTTTACGTAAGTGATGCCGGGATGCCAGGTATCAGCGATCCAGGACAGGTTCTTGTAGATTACTGTATAAAAAATGGTATTGAGTATGATATTTTACCGGGTGCAAATGCAGTTTTAACTGCTTTTGTAGCGAGCGGATTTGTTGAGACACAGATGCTTTTTTTAGGTTTCTTGGATCATAAAGGTGCATCACGTGAAGCAGGTTTAAATGAAGCACTGCACAACGGTTATACGACGATTTTATATGAATCACCCCACAGAATAGAAAAACTCTTAAAAGAGATCGCAAAAAGCGAACCAGCAAGAGAGCTTTTTATAGCCAAAGAGCTGAGTAAAAAGTTCCAAAAATATCTTCGCGGCACTGCTGATGAGATCCTAAAAACATTAGACGGGAATTTTAAAGGGGAATGGGTTGTCGTGATCAAAGCAGGAGAGAAACAAAACAGCTCTGCTATTACACAAAATGACATCCTTGCTCTAGACCTACCGAAAAAAGCACAGGCGAAGTTAATAGCCAAAATTACGGGTGAAAACACGAAAGCTTGCTATCAAAGATTGATGCAACTCTAA
- the rlmB gene encoding 23S rRNA (guanosine(2251)-2'-O)-methyltransferase RlmB, with the protein MLIYAKQPIYYLIDNYPQKIKTLYLARELDKKEYSRLMKMGFEIKRIPNEAAVKMSKNANHQGFLAEVEDYQLHDFKTFLDKDFIVVLAGLTDIGNIGSIIRSAYALGVDAIVACGVKKLPIEPILRTSTGALVDIPFAIEHNIHNVLNDLKMSGFSTYGADMGGIDIRDAKITKKRVLVLGSEGEGLSARVSSKLDNVVSIKMSHDFDSLNVSVAGAILMDRMRYE; encoded by the coding sequence ATGTTAATTTATGCAAAGCAACCAATATACTATCTTATTGATAATTATCCACAAAAGATTAAAACACTTTATCTTGCACGTGAGCTTGATAAAAAAGAGTATTCACGACTTATGAAGATGGGATTCGAGATCAAAAGAATCCCGAATGAAGCTGCCGTAAAGATGAGCAAAAATGCAAACCATCAAGGCTTTTTGGCTGAAGTGGAAGATTATCAACTTCATGATTTTAAAACATTTCTTGATAAAGATTTTATTGTTGTTTTAGCAGGACTTACCGATATCGGTAATATAGGTTCAATTATACGCAGTGCCTATGCTCTTGGTGTTGATGCTATAGTTGCCTGTGGAGTAAAAAAACTTCCAATTGAACCAATATTAAGAACTAGTACGGGTGCATTAGTTGATATCCCTTTTGCAATTGAGCATAATATTCATAATGTACTTAACGATTTAAAAATGTCCGGTTTTAGCACTTATGGTGCAGATATGGGTGGAATTGACATTCGCGATGCCAAGATAACTAAAAAAAGAGTATTGGTTCTTGGCAGCGAAGGGGAAGGGCTCAGCGCTAGAGTCTCTTCAAAACTCGATAACGTTGTAAGTATTAAGATGTCACACGACTTTGATTCTTTAAATGTAAGTGTGGCAGGTGCTATTTTAATGGATAGGATGAGATATGAGTGA
- a CDS encoding 16S rRNA (uracil(1498)-N(3))-methyltransferase: protein MIFIYEENAGKERFTIKGELHKYLVKVRRHKEGDTLGFRRKEAPEMLYLYKVVSVDPRSLEVAYLGEEINEVKAKKELHIGWCVIDSKSVEKVLPSLNEIGVEKITFIYCNRSQKNFKADFKRYERIIEASNQQCGRSDFMEFATAKNLQEFLSENPDTKVFDFCDNVLEDDADISTVLIGCEGGFSPEEREFLSGYDVFRLDTPLVLRSESAALAVASKILL, encoded by the coding sequence ATGATTTTTATATATGAAGAAAATGCAGGTAAAGAGCGTTTTACGATCAAGGGTGAGTTACACAAGTATCTTGTAAAAGTGCGTCGTCACAAAGAGGGTGATACGCTTGGATTTAGAAGAAAAGAGGCTCCAGAGATGCTTTACCTCTATAAAGTGGTTTCTGTCGATCCAAGATCGCTTGAAGTAGCATATCTCGGCGAAGAGATAAATGAGGTCAAGGCGAAAAAAGAGTTGCATATTGGCTGGTGTGTGATTGATTCTAAATCAGTTGAGAAGGTACTTCCAAGTTTAAATGAGATAGGGGTTGAGAAGATCACTTTTATCTACTGCAATCGAAGCCAAAAAAACTTCAAGGCTGATTTTAAACGTTATGAGCGAATCATAGAAGCTTCCAATCAACAGTGTGGCAGAAGTGATTTTATGGAGTTTGCAACGGCAAAAAACCTTCAAGAGTTTTTGAGTGAAAATCCCGATACGAAAGTGTTCGATTTTTGTGACAATGTTCTAGAGGATGATGCTGATATTTCAACGGTACTTATCGGCTGTGAAGGTGGTTTTTCTCCAGAGGAGCGTGAGTTCTTAAGCGGTTATGATGTGTTTAGACTCGACACCCCGCTGGTATTGCGTTCTGAGAGTGCAGCTCTTGCCGTAGCTTCAAAGATACTATTGTAA
- the rpmE gene encoding 50S ribosomal protein L31, whose amino-acid sequence MKKDLHPNLVDCTVTCACGNSFVTKSQKDEMRIDICNECHPFFTGSERNVDTAGRIEKFNAKYSKK is encoded by the coding sequence ATGAAAAAAGATCTTCACCCGAATTTAGTAGACTGTACAGTTACTTGTGCTTGTGGTAACAGCTTTGTTACAAAATCTCAAAAAGATGAGATGAGAATTGATATCTGTAATGAATGTCACCCATTCTTCACAGGTTCTGAGCGTAACGTAGATACTGCTGGTCGTATCGAAAAATTCAACGCAAAATACAGCAAAAAATAA